One region of Armigeres subalbatus isolate Guangzhou_Male chromosome 3, GZ_Asu_2, whole genome shotgun sequence genomic DNA includes:
- the LOC134226315 gene encoding small ribosomal subunit protein uS5: MADAAPAQRGGFRGGFGSRGGGGRGGRGRGRGRGRGRGRGGKEDSKEWVPVTKLGRLVREGKIRTLEEIYLYSLPIKEFEIIDFFLSRSLKDEVLKIMPVQKQTRAGQRTRFKAFVAIGDSNGHIGLGVKCSKEVATAIRGAIILAKLSVVPVRRGYWGNKIGKPHTVPCKVFGKCGSVLVRLIPAPRGTGIVSAPVPKKLLQMAGIEDCYTMTRGSTTTLGNFAKATYAAIAKTYAFLTPDLWKDLPLSKTPYQEYADFLEKTSKTGQRIIEL; this comes from the exons ATGGCGGACGCAGCTCCAGCCCAGCGTGGTGGTTTTAGAGGAGGTTTTGGTTCTCGCGGCGGCGGTGGACGTGGAGGACGAGGTCGCGGACGGGGTCGTGGTCGTGGACGCGGTCGTGGCGGAAAGGAAGACTCGAAGGAATGGGTTCCAGTGACTAAACTGGGTCGTCTGGTTCGCGAAGGCAAGATTCGTACCTTGGAGGAAATCTATTTGTACTCTCTACCCATCAAAGAGTTCGAAATCATCGATTTCTTCCTGAGCCGTTCGCTGAAGGATGAAGTGCTGAAGATCATGCCTGTCCAGAAGCAAACTCGTGCTGGTCAGCGCACCCGTTTCAAGGCTTTCGTCGCCATCGGCGACAGCAACGGCCACATTGGTCTTGGCGTTAAATGCAGCAAGGAAGTGGCCACTGCTATTCGTGGTGCCATCATTCTGGCTAAACTGTCCGTTGTTCCGGTCCGTAGAGGCTACTGGGGTAACAAGATCGGTAAACCCCACACCGTGCCGTGCAAG GTTTTCGGTAAGTGCGGTTCAGTCTTGGTCCGCCTGATCCCTGCTCCTCGTGGTACCGGTATCGTATCGGCCCCAGTTCCCAAGAAGCTGTTGCAAATGGCCGGTATCGAGGATTGTTACACCATGACTCGCGGTTCGACTACAACTTTGGGTAATTTTGCGAAGGCAACCTATGCGGCCATTGCCAAGACGTACGCTTTCCTGACTCCAGATTTGTGGAAGGATCTGCCATTGAGCAAGACCCCATATCAGGAGTACGCCGATTTTCTGGAAAAGACCAGCAAGACTGGTCAGCGCATTATTGAATTGTAA
- the LOC134222070 gene encoding uncharacterized protein K02A2.6-like yields MIRRQLPDRPWIDIAIDFLGPMPSAEYILVVIDYYSRYMELEVMNKITAQETIKSLKRIFRIWGPPRTITLDNAKQFVSSELEEYCKTNGIYLNHTSPYWPQANGEVERQNRSLLKRMKIANALYDNCKAELDNYLDLYNNTPHTITGKAPSELLQNRKLRTKLPCVDDIETMPPSTDFRDRDHEKKFHGKQWDDEKRRTKPSSILPGDTVLMRNLCPTNKLSTNFYKEKFTVVDRQGSNVTVQSQETGKTYDRNSSHLKPISDPVLVEDSTGNRDRGGYSIPTMSEQLPVDGESLEIAVDPDAPESGDLPLPQRQPRRSTRTHKPKVMSIMLYFLISLNS; encoded by the coding sequence ATGATACGACGACAGCTACCTGATCGCCCATGGATCGATATAGCGATAGATTTCCTTGGACCAATGCCATCCGCTGAGTATATTCTAGTGGTTATCGACTACTACAGTCGCTATATGGAGTTAGAAGTGATGAATAAGATTACCGCTCAGGAGACAATCAAAAGTTTGAAACGAATTTTTCGTATCTGGGGGCCACCAAGAACGATCACTTTGGACAATGCTAAACAGTTCGTATCTAGTGAATTGGAAGAGTATTGTAAAACAAATGGCATTTACCTAAATCACACGTCTCCATACTGGCCACAAGCAAATGGCGAGGTCGAACGCCAAAATAGATCATTATTGAAAAGAATGAAAATAGCTAACGCTCTTTATGACAATTGTAAGGCTGAACTTGACAACTATCTGGATCTCTACAATAATACTCCGCATACAATTACTGGCAAGGCGCCTAGTGAGCTTTTACAAAACCGGAAGTTGCGCACAAAACTCCCTTGTGTCGACGACATCGAAACCATGCCCCCCAGTACCGATTTCCGAGATCGGGATCacgagaaaaaatttcatggaAAACAGTGGGATGATGAGAAGCGTAGAACAAAACCAAGTTCTATTTTACCTGGCGATACAGTCCTCATGAGGAATCTCTGCCCGACGAACAAACTGTCCACTAATTTCTACAAAGAGAAATTTACAGTTGTTGACAGACAAGGATCGAACGTCACCGTTCAATCTCAGGAAACAGGAAAAACGTACGATCGTAACTCGTCTCACCTCAAACCCATTTCTGACCCTGTACTCGTTGAGGATAGCACAGGTAACAGAGATCGTGGTGGTTACTCTATACCAACAATGTCTGAACAATTACCAGTTGATGGAGAATCGCTGGAGATCGCTGTGGATCCTGATGCTCCAGAGTCGGGAGATTTGCCACTACCACAAAGGCAACCTAGACGGTCAACGCGAACGCACAAGCCTAAGGTAATGTCCATAATGCTATATTTCCTCATAagtttaaatagttaa